Within Populus trichocarpa isolate Nisqually-1 chromosome 6, P.trichocarpa_v4.1, whole genome shotgun sequence, the genomic segment AGGGACACAATAATTGATCATCAATCCAAACCAATTTAACCAGCATTCCTTACTATCTTCAAACGCTGCACAGACTCCATGAAAGTCCTGCAAAATTATACCATAAATCTCAAATTTGTGGCTAATTAATTCACACATTGCTTAACCTTGCTGCTAATTCAagttcaataaatatatataatggaagtaagtaaaaaataaataaattgaagagaTCAAGAAGTATTGATATACTTACTGCCATGGAACATCTCCTGCAATTAGCCAGTCCCCATCTTTGTCTTGGTATGTCAGACTGTAACGTGCAGCATCTTTTTCAAGGTTTTTGCCTGAACCCAAAACCAGAAATCAAACAATTATTACAACATTTTCTTTGAGGAATTTGGCACTGATGTTTGTATATATGTGATGATGAATATTAATTGCAGTTACCACTTACATTTTGCAAACATGCTGATCAAGGATTTTGTGAGTGTCTGGTAAGAGTTGTAGAGCCTTAAATCAATCTTTCTTGTTATTGCTACTCCTTCCATCTTCACCTTGACATACTTGGAGTTTGATCCAGTACCATATTCATAATTCCCAGCTGTTGCCATTCTAGTACTATTCACAACATGACCAGCTTGATGCTGGTGATGAAGCACCTTCTTCCTCCATGACTTAATAGGTGGCCACCCCACAACTTGATTTTCCTCTTCATCATCCCTGTAAAATCATGATGAAATATTGTAGTCAGATTATGCATGCCTGGCTAAGACTTGTAAACAAGAAAAGGGTCTGATCATACTAATTACAATTCACAACTCACTTGTTAATGCTACGAGAGATTTTCTTCTCTCCATTCCaatcatcttcatcatttgGTTGGCCACTCCATAAAAGTAAAGGCAATTCTTGAGATGCATCTTTGATATTCTTTTCAAAGGCTACTTCAAAGCTACGTTTGTTGTCCAAGTAATTACCATCTTCGCAGCTGATCCATGGTTTCGAACCAAGCATCTGATCTTTGGGCTCAAACCCACCATTGTTCAGGTCAAagttttcaat encodes:
- the LOC127905464 gene encoding auxin-responsive protein IAA29; this encodes MELQLGLSLPTYNFIENFDLNNGGFEPKDQMLGSKPWISCEDGNYLDNKRSFEVAFEKNIKDASQELPLLLWSGQPNDEDDWNGEKKISRSINKDDEEENQVVGWPPIKSWRKKVLHHQHQAGHVVNSTRMATAGNYEYGTGSNSKYVKVKMEGVAITRKIDLRLYNSYQTLTKSLISMFAKCKNLEKDAARYSLTYQDKDGDWLIAGDVPWQTFMESVQRLKIVRNAG